A genomic region of Vitis vinifera cultivar Pinot Noir 40024 chromosome 7, ASM3070453v1 contains the following coding sequences:
- the LOC100260553 gene encoding acyl transferase 4: MALSVIRTNQGLVQPSKKTPSGTLDLSIIDRLPVLRCNARTLHVFRHGPGAAQVIREALSTALVPYYPLAGRLKESSHGELQIECSGEGVWFVEASAECMLDSVHYFDDTASIPYDELLPDHIPEAEGINPLVLMQVTQFACGGFVMGLIFCHSICDGLGVAQFLNAVGEMARGLENPSIAPVWCRDFSPPPPQVPQTNPTVLPNLPPPMPDYQLQHANIDIPLDQINQLKHEFQKSTGQTCSTFELVVASIWHHRTQAINLGENTQVKLVFFANCRPFLQPPLPQGFYGNCFFPVTITASSETLARSSTADVVKLIQEEKVKLSNEFCRWLKGELVEDGVDPFAPPLIYTTLFISEWGRLGFNQIDYGWGAPVHVVPIQGSAIIPVCIVGLLPSPKKGIRLMTWCVEEAHQQPFLDLMLKSST, encoded by the exons ATGGCTCTCTCTGTGATCAGAACAAATCAAGGCCTTGTTCAGCCATCCAAGAAGACCCCTTCTGGTACACTTGATCTGTCGATTATTGATAGATTACCTGTCCTAAGGTGCAATGCTCGGACACTGCATGTGTTCAGGCATGGCCCTGGTGCAGCACAAGTCATACGAGAAGCCTTGTCCACGGCATTGGTTCCCTACTATCCTCTTGCTGGACGGCTGAAAGAGTCGAGCCATGGCGAGCTTCAAATTGAATGTTCTGGGGAAGGTGTGTGGTTTGTTGAGGCATCTGCTGAGTGTATGCTTGATTCAGTCCATTACTTTGACGACACTGCATCCATCCCCTATGATGAGCTTCTCCCTGATCACATCCCAGAAGCTGAAGGCATAAATCCACTTGTGCTAATGCAG GTGACTCAATTTGCATGTGGTGGATTTGTCATGGGCCTCATATTCTGTCATAGCATTTGTGATGGCTTAGGAGTCGCCCAGTTCCTAAATGCTGTTGGGGAAATGGCCAGAGGCCTTGAGAATCCAAGCATTGCGCCAGTGTGGTGTAGGGACTTTTCTCCACCTCCTCCCCAAGTCCCACAAACAAATCCCACTGTCTTGCCAAACTTACCACCCCCCATGCCTGACTACCAGCTGCAGCATGCCAATATAGACATTCCCCTGGATCAGATCAATCAGCTAAAGCATGAGTTCCAGAAGTCCACAGGCCAAACTTGCTCCACCTTTGAACTTGTAGTTGCCAGTATCTGGCACCATCGAACACAAGCTATAAACTTGGGAGAGAACACCCAAGTCAAGCTTGTCTTCTTTGCAAATTGCCGCCCGTTCTTGCAGCCTCCTTTGCCACAAGGCTTCTATGGCAACTGTTTCTTCCCAGTGACCATCACAGCTTCCAGTGAGACACTGGCACGGTCGTCAACTGCTGATGTGGTAAAACTGATCCAGGAGGAAAAAGTTAAGTTATCAAACGAATTTTGCAGGTGGTTGAAGGGCGAACTGGTTGAAGATGGGGTAGATCCATTTGCACCACCCCTCATCTACACCACATTGTTTATATCAGAGTGGGGCAGACTGGGGTTTAACCAAATTGACTATGGGTGGGGCGCCCCAGTTCATGTGGTTCCAATACAAGGCTCTGCCATCATACCCGTTTGCATTGTTGGATTGCTGCCCTCACCAAAGAAAGGCATCCGTTTGATGACATGGTGTGTTGAGGAGGCTCATCAGCAACCCTTCCTTGATTTGATGTTGAAGTCAAGTACTTGA